In the Leptotrichia sp. oral taxon 847 genome, one interval contains:
- the map gene encoding type I methionyl aminopeptidase has translation MIIYKTLEEIKKIKKANEIIARLLEDVLPKYVKAGVSTYELDKIAEDYIRSQGAIPGTKGYDIGRPYPPYPAATCISVNEVVVHGIPSKDKILKEGDILTVDTVTVLDGYFGDAATTYAVGEIDETSKKLMEVTKKAREIGIETAKAGNRIGDIGAAIQEYVEKYGFSLVRDFAGHGVGKEMHEDPMVPNYGRAGTGAKIENGMVITVEPMVNVGTHKIKILSDMWTAVTRDKKRSAQYEHSLAIIDGKPVILSLKD, from the coding sequence ATGATTATTTACAAAACATTAGAAGAAATAAAAAAAATAAAAAAAGCTAATGAAATAATTGCAAGACTTTTGGAAGATGTTTTGCCAAAATATGTAAAAGCTGGAGTCAGCACTTATGAATTGGATAAAATTGCAGAAGATTACATAAGAAGTCAAGGTGCAATTCCTGGAACAAAGGGATATGACATAGGAAGACCATATCCGCCATATCCAGCTGCGACTTGCATTTCTGTAAATGAAGTAGTCGTTCACGGAATTCCAAGCAAGGATAAGATTTTAAAAGAAGGAGATATTTTGACAGTTGATACTGTTACAGTTTTGGACGGATATTTTGGAGATGCGGCAACCACTTACGCTGTTGGAGAAATTGACGAAACTTCTAAAAAATTGATGGAAGTTACTAAAAAAGCTCGTGAAATTGGGATTGAAACAGCAAAAGCTGGAAACAGAATAGGGGATATAGGAGCTGCAATTCAAGAATATGTCGAAAAATATGGATTTTCTTTAGTCAGAGATTTTGCGGGACACGGAGTTGGAAAAGAGATGCATGAGGATCCAATGGTTCCAAATTATGGACGGGCTGGAACCGGTGCAAAAATTGAAAATGGCATGGTAATTACAGTGGAACCTATGGTAAATGTAGGAACTCACAAAATAAAAATATTATCTGATATGTGGACAGCTGTTACAAGAGATAAAAAAAGATCTGCTCAATACGAACACAGTCTTGCTATTATTGATGGAAAACCTGTTATCTTAAGTTTAAAAGACTGA
- a CDS encoding FtsK/SpoIIIE family DNA translocase, which translates to MNKKRKIEGVIWFAVGLIMLLLLIADTTDVSTKNSNETLFSLVLLFFGKMTWFLVISAIVYGILIFFYEKMNVTRGKITAFIGCFLCLSVILIRNSVLGGTPLSKTFIEAGRELLSYGFNKQSGGVLGGIISMPFYQIISSSGMGIALIILTLLSVFFIFKDLMEFWYEYAKEWIKYSRSDEFKEKKRKLAAKKYAEKLKKTNYKEYQKQMLKEKIISSRNEKLSFEIAKKPKENFLQKTQVYSDEELKEKEKEWMEILEKKENQDKEIKENNNTKKSIVENNLKSEIKKSNTENEKKEQDSSNKDNPPKKMKLEILSPFTNKKVKKELEEDLSFQQFPKLSAFENKEVIEKEKKLEEKLKEANNLLEKNQGYDEVIKKSIEKIFKSKSMDFDTKRKIEKSIRDNVSHLESVLKEFGVDAKVVNYEYGPTITRYEIVIPKGIKVSKVTNLADDIAMNLAAESIRIEAPIPGKNTIGIETPNKIKENVHFANIIKNKELDKGELKVILGKNIVGRDKFIDIVKMPHLLIAGQTGSGKSVAVNTIISTLISKKSDKEVKFIMIDPKMVELMPYNEIPHLLVPVIIDPQKAAIALKWAVNEMENRYKKLMENGVRNIVSYNSLNFVERMPYIVIIIDELADLMMVASNSVEESIARIAQKARAVGIHLVVATQRPSTDVITGMIKANLPSRISFALRSQVDSRTILDTSGAEKLLGQGDMLLLANGSSKLERIQGAYISDEEVKNLTDTLKRSKKVHYQNEILEENEEEENDLDPFFDNAVKVIREEQKVSIAMLQRKLKVGFNRASRIYNQLKDNGVIGDDGQISSEDLE; encoded by the coding sequence ATGAATAAAAAGAGAAAAATAGAAGGTGTTATATGGTTTGCAGTTGGATTGATAATGCTGTTGCTTTTGATTGCTGATACAACTGATGTTTCAACTAAAAATTCAAATGAAACTTTGTTCTCGCTCGTTTTACTATTTTTTGGAAAAATGACTTGGTTTTTGGTAATTTCGGCGATTGTTTATGGGATTTTAATATTTTTTTACGAAAAAATGAATGTTACACGTGGGAAAATAACTGCTTTTATCGGGTGTTTCTTGTGTTTATCAGTGATTTTGATTAGAAATTCTGTTTTGGGTGGAACTCCACTTAGTAAAACATTTATTGAAGCAGGAAGAGAACTTTTAAGTTACGGATTTAACAAACAGAGTGGAGGAGTTTTGGGTGGAATAATCAGTATGCCATTTTATCAAATAATCTCTTCATCTGGAATGGGAATAGCACTTATAATTTTGACACTTTTGTCCGTTTTTTTTATTTTTAAGGATTTGATGGAATTTTGGTATGAATATGCAAAAGAGTGGATTAAATATTCAAGAAGCGATGAATTTAAAGAGAAAAAAAGAAAATTGGCAGCAAAAAAATATGCTGAAAAGTTGAAAAAGACAAATTACAAAGAATATCAGAAACAGATGTTAAAAGAAAAAATTATAAGTTCAAGAAATGAAAAATTAAGTTTTGAAATTGCAAAAAAACCGAAAGAAAATTTTTTACAAAAGACACAAGTATATTCTGATGAAGAATTAAAAGAAAAAGAAAAAGAATGGATGGAAATTTTAGAAAAAAAAGAAAATCAAGATAAAGAAATCAAAGAAAATAACAATACAAAAAAATCAATTGTTGAAAATAACCTTAAAAGTGAAATAAAAAAATCTAATACTGAAAATGAAAAAAAAGAACAAGATAGCAGTAATAAAGATAATCCGCCAAAAAAAATGAAATTAGAAATTTTATCACCATTTACAAATAAAAAAGTGAAAAAAGAATTGGAAGAAGACTTGAGTTTTCAGCAGTTTCCTAAACTTTCAGCTTTTGAAAACAAGGAAGTTATTGAAAAAGAAAAAAAATTGGAAGAGAAATTGAAAGAAGCCAATAATTTACTTGAAAAAAATCAAGGATATGATGAAGTTATAAAAAAATCAATTGAAAAAATTTTTAAATCAAAATCGATGGATTTTGACACAAAAAGAAAAATTGAAAAAAGCATACGAGATAATGTAAGTCATTTGGAAAGCGTTTTAAAAGAGTTTGGAGTTGATGCAAAAGTCGTAAACTATGAATATGGACCGACAATAACAAGATATGAAATTGTGATTCCAAAGGGGATAAAAGTGAGCAAGGTGACTAATTTAGCTGATGACATTGCAATGAATCTGGCGGCAGAAAGTATCAGAATAGAAGCACCAATTCCAGGAAAAAATACCATTGGAATTGAAACTCCGAATAAAATCAAAGAAAATGTTCATTTTGCCAACATTATAAAAAATAAGGAACTTGACAAGGGTGAGCTAAAAGTAATTTTAGGGAAAAATATTGTAGGAAGAGATAAATTTATAGATATTGTAAAAATGCCCCATTTGCTTATTGCAGGGCAAACTGGTTCGGGAAAATCGGTTGCAGTAAATACAATAATTTCAACTTTGATTTCAAAAAAATCGGACAAAGAAGTAAAATTTATAATGATTGATCCCAAAATGGTGGAACTTATGCCATATAACGAAATTCCGCATTTACTTGTTCCCGTTATAATTGACCCACAGAAAGCGGCAATCGCACTGAAATGGGCAGTAAATGAAATGGAAAACAGATACAAAAAACTTATGGAAAATGGAGTTAGAAATATTGTAAGCTACAATTCTTTAAATTTTGTTGAAAGAATGCCGTACATTGTAATAATTATTGATGAACTTGCAGACTTGATGATGGTTGCCTCAAATAGCGTAGAAGAGTCTATCGCAAGAATTGCGCAAAAAGCAAGAGCGGTTGGAATCCACCTGGTAGTTGCAACTCAAAGACCGTCAACAGATGTAATTACGGGAATGATAAAGGCAAATCTTCCAAGTAGAATTTCCTTTGCACTTCGTTCTCAAGTTGATTCCAGAACGATTCTTGATACATCAGGAGCCGAAAAGTTATTAGGACAAGGAGATATGCTTTTACTTGCAAATGGTTCGTCTAAATTAGAGAGAATACAAGGAGCTTATATTTCGGATGAAGAAGTTAAAAATTTGACAGATACGTTGAAAAGAAGTAAAAAAGTTCACTACCAAAATGAAATTTTGGAAGAAAATGAAGAAGAAGAAAATGATTTAGATCCATTTTTTGACAATGCAGTAAAAGTGATAAGAGAAGAACAGAAGGTGTCAATTGCAATGCTCCAGAGAAAATTAAAAGTGGGATTCAACAGAGCTTCAAGAATTTATAACCAGTTAAAAGATAATGGAGTAATTGGTGACGATGGACAAATATCAAGCGAAGATTTGGAATGA
- the scpB gene encoding SMC-Scp complex subunit ScpB produces MENENTQSKYFKIEEKLEAIIFLSKEILKIDSLASFYDIEKQEMKKLLLNLKEKRKDTGINLKIENDVVYLVSNPLFGLDIKNFFNPEVKLKKLSKSAMETLAIIAYKGPVTKLEIEQIRGVGAEKSLTTLLEKKLIYISGKKKAMGTPNLYEVSEEFYSYLNIYGKKELPGYKQFEQIKLLYSDEEKNNETNNEIKKEESSEKTEKLNEIVEK; encoded by the coding sequence GTGGAAAATGAAAACACTCAAAGTAAATATTTCAAAATAGAAGAAAAGTTAGAAGCAATTATATTTCTGTCAAAAGAAATTTTAAAAATTGACAGCCTTGCTTCATTTTATGATATAGAAAAACAGGAAATGAAAAAGCTCTTGTTAAATCTGAAAGAAAAAAGAAAAGATACTGGAATAAATCTAAAAATCGAAAATGATGTCGTTTATTTGGTGTCAAATCCATTATTTGGACTTGACATAAAAAATTTTTTTAATCCCGAAGTAAAGTTAAAGAAACTGTCCAAATCAGCGATGGAAACATTGGCAATCATCGCATATAAAGGTCCTGTTACAAAATTAGAAATAGAACAAATAAGAGGAGTTGGTGCTGAAAAAAGTCTGACTACTTTACTAGAAAAAAAATTAATCTATATTTCAGGGAAGAAAAAAGCAATGGGAACACCAAATTTGTACGAAGTGAGTGAGGAATTTTACAGCTATTTAAACATTTATGGAAAGAAAGAACTCCCAGGATACAAACAATTTGAACAAATAAAATTACTTTACAGTGATGAAGAAAAAAATAATGAAACTAACAACGAAATAAAAAAAGAAGAATCTTCGGAAAAAACTGAAAAATTGAATGAAATAGTTGAAAAATAG
- a CDS encoding DUF1304 domain-containing protein, producing the protein MSILAKFLILLVALEHFYILFLEMYKTESKTMQKTFDLDFEFLRDERVKKMLENQGLYNGFLASGLIWSLVDATEYQVQIAVFFIVCIICAAFYGSVTVSKRIFMLQGVPAILALIALLLPLLIS; encoded by the coding sequence TTGAGTATATTAGCAAAATTTTTAATACTTTTAGTGGCGCTGGAGCATTTTTATATTTTATTTCTCGAAATGTACAAAACTGAAAGCAAGACAATGCAAAAGACATTCGATTTAGATTTTGAATTTTTGAGAGATGAGAGAGTGAAAAAAATGCTTGAAAACCAAGGATTATACAATGGCTTTCTAGCTTCTGGACTAATTTGGAGCTTGGTTGACGCAACTGAATATCAAGTTCAAATCGCAGTATTTTTTATTGTTTGTATCATATGCGCAGCGTTTTACGGCTCAGTGACAGTCTCAAAAAGAATATTTATGTTACAGGGAGTTCCAGCAATTTTAGCATTAATAGCTTTATTATTACCACTATTAATTTCATAA
- a CDS encoding pseudouridine synthase: MRLNKFIAETGFCSRRKADELINEGRVSVNKHEAIIGMDVKPEDVVKIDGERVRLNTKYEYYILNKPKRVLCSNEDKFGRKLAIDFIKSRARLFTYGRLDFMTEGLIIISNDGDVYNHVMHPGKKLYKSYIAKINRDIEEKDIEALQHGVVIDGRRTAPAKVKKLDKKEIRIAIFEGRNRQIRKMFETLGYTVDALKRVKVGELTLGHLGVGEYRALTEDEIKYLKGL; the protein is encoded by the coding sequence ATGAGATTAAATAAATTTATAGCGGAGACGGGATTTTGTTCCAGAAGAAAAGCTGATGAATTGATAAACGAGGGAAGAGTAAGCGTAAATAAACACGAAGCTATAATTGGAATGGATGTAAAGCCTGAAGATGTTGTGAAAATTGATGGAGAAAGAGTAAGATTAAACACAAAATACGAATATTATATTTTAAATAAGCCAAAAAGAGTACTTTGTTCAAATGAGGATAAATTTGGTAGAAAACTGGCGATAGATTTTATAAAATCACGTGCAAGACTTTTTACATATGGAAGACTGGATTTTATGACAGAAGGGCTTATCATTATAAGCAATGATGGTGATGTCTATAATCACGTTATGCACCCAGGGAAAAAATTGTATAAAAGTTACATTGCAAAAATAAATAGAGATATTGAAGAAAAAGATATTGAAGCACTGCAACATGGAGTGGTAATCGATGGGAGAAGAACTGCTCCCGCTAAAGTAAAAAAACTTGACAAGAAAGAGATTAGAATTGCCATTTTTGAAGGAAGAAACAGACAAATAAGAAAAATGTTTGAAACTTTGGGATATACGGTTGATGCACTAAAAAGAGTAAAAGTGGGAGAACTTACGTTGGGACACTTGGGAGTTGGAGAATACCGAGCTTTAACTGAAGATGAAATAAAATATTTAAAAGGACTATAG
- a CDS encoding adenylate kinase translates to MNIVLFGAPGAGKGTQAKQLVKKYGIPQISTGDILRAAIANETPLGLKAKKLMDQGKLVSDEIVDGLVEKRLTEKDCEDGFILDGFPRTVAQAQELDKILDRLGKKIDKVIELRVSDEEIIERITGRRVSKKTGKIYHIKYNPPVDENPEDLVQRPDDNEETVRNRLKVYKQQTAPVLDFYKAQNKVYSVGGHKEKMEEITKAIIEILEK, encoded by the coding sequence ATGAATATAGTATTATTTGGAGCGCCAGGTGCTGGAAAAGGTACTCAGGCAAAACAACTGGTTAAAAAATACGGAATACCTCAAATTTCAACTGGAGATATTTTAAGAGCGGCAATCGCCAACGAAACTCCACTTGGACTTAAAGCTAAAAAGCTTATGGATCAAGGAAAATTAGTTTCAGATGAAATTGTAGACGGACTTGTGGAAAAAAGACTTACTGAGAAAGACTGTGAAGATGGATTTATTTTAGATGGATTTCCAAGAACTGTGGCGCAGGCACAGGAATTAGACAAAATTTTGGATAGACTTGGGAAAAAAATTGATAAAGTTATAGAACTTCGAGTGAGTGATGAAGAAATTATCGAAAGAATAACTGGAAGAAGAGTGTCGAAAAAAACAGGGAAAATTTATCATATAAAATATAATCCACCAGTTGATGAAAATCCAGAAGATTTGGTGCAAAGACCAGATGACAATGAAGAAACAGTTAGAAACAGACTAAAAGTTTATAAACAGCAGACAGCGCCAGTTTTAGATTTTTACAAAGCTCAAAATAAAGTTTACAGTGTTGGTGGACACAAGGAAAAAATGGAAGAAATTACAAAAGCTATCATTGAAATTTTAGAAAAATAA
- the msrA gene encoding peptide-methionine (S)-S-oxide reductase MsrA: MEKEIYLAGGCFWGVQEFFKKAPGVLKTTVGYANGQTLETNYDILKMTDHVETVYVKYDSGKVSLEQLLTYYFSIIDPTSLNRQGYDEGRQYRTGIYYKDPDDLKIITKKIEEEQKKYSTDIKVEVKKLNHYILAEDYHQNYLEKHPEIDCHIDLENAIKIFEKEGEKY, translated from the coding sequence ATGGAAAAAGAAATTTATTTAGCTGGAGGATGTTTCTGGGGAGTACAGGAATTCTTTAAAAAAGCTCCCGGTGTTTTAAAGACAACCGTTGGCTATGCAAATGGACAGACTTTGGAAACTAACTATGACATTTTAAAAATGACTGACCACGTTGAAACAGTTTATGTAAAATATGATTCTGGTAAAGTTTCGCTTGAGCAATTACTCACTTATTATTTTTCGATAATAGATCCTACGAGCTTGAACAGACAAGGATATGATGAAGGTCGCCAATACAGAACGGGAATTTATTACAAAGATCCTGATGATTTAAAAATTATTACAAAAAAAATTGAAGAAGAACAAAAAAAATATTCCACAGATATAAAAGTTGAAGTAAAAAAATTAAATCACTACATCTTAGCTGAAGATTACCATCAAAATTATTTGGAAAAACATCCTGAAATAGATTGTCATATCGATTTAGAAAATGCTATAAAGATTTTTGAAAAAGAAGGCGAAAAATATTAA
- a CDS encoding ACP phosphodiesterase: MNYLAHSVISLEIDKKTNKNTLYGNFTGDFYKGKIEKIDLQKNLKSGIVLHRLIDKISDREKNFLNELLQKEFGIFKGIVSDMYVDHFLCKNFEKIFNDNSDFGNVEKVERKIIQSVEKYDKFFPSDFKSFFDWLKREKVLVRYKNLDFLEKVFFGMSKRVRKGEILRNAVCELRRNYVEFEEKSLREFLFVKRKIMENFEGSEKL; this comes from the coding sequence ATGAACTATTTAGCACATTCCGTTATATCGCTTGAAATAGATAAAAAAACAAATAAAAATACACTTTATGGAAATTTTACTGGAGATTTTTACAAAGGAAAAATTGAAAAAATTGATTTGCAAAAAAATTTAAAAAGTGGAATAGTTCTTCACAGATTAATTGATAAGATTTCTGATAGGGAAAAAAATTTTTTGAATGAACTTTTACAAAAAGAATTTGGAATTTTTAAAGGGATTGTGTCGGATATGTATGTTGACCATTTTTTGTGCAAAAATTTTGAGAAAATTTTTAATGATAATTCTGATTTTGGAAATGTGGAAAAAGTTGAGCGAAAAATAATTCAAAGTGTCGAAAAATATGATAAATTTTTTCCGAGTGATTTTAAAAGTTTTTTTGACTGGCTGAAGAGAGAAAAAGTCCTAGTAAGATATAAAAATTTGGATTTTTTGGAGAAAGTTTTTTTCGGAATGTCGAAAAGAGTGAGAAAAGGGGAAATTCTTAGAAATGCGGTTTGTGAACTGAGAAGGAATTATGTAGAATTTGAGGAGAAATCGTTAAGGGAGTTTTTGTTTGTGAAGAGAAAAATTATGGAAAATTTTGAGGGAAGTGAGAAACTATGA
- a CDS encoding type I phosphomannose isomerase catalytic subunit — protein sequence MLYPLKFKKVFIEKIWGGRNLEKKLDIKLPKDKNIGESWEISAHPNGMGVVSNGKLKGKTLKEIYSEYKDKLVGKKVFEKYPNRFPLLIKFLDVNDRLSIQVHPNDEVAMKKHNEFGKSESWYIVYASDDATLILGTKPDVTKEKFLEKVKNNDFSNLFEEKAVKTGDFIDITPGTVHASLKGSVIFAEIQQSSDVTYRIYDFDRIDKNGKKRELHLDDAAEVIDFGKKVEIKHTLFKDGETKKNIIKKEFYSIDKIKISNSYNDHCSESMIIYTVLDGSGKIFWNKNEVLELKKGENILIPVNLKVKLEGNFEILRTVIEQ from the coding sequence ATGCTGTATCCATTAAAATTTAAAAAAGTTTTTATTGAAAAAATTTGGGGTGGGAGAAATTTAGAAAAAAAACTAGATATTAAACTTCCAAAAGACAAGAATATTGGAGAATCTTGGGAAATTTCCGCTCATCCAAATGGCATGGGGGTCGTTTCAAATGGAAAATTGAAAGGCAAAACTCTGAAAGAAATTTATTCTGAATATAAAGACAAGTTAGTTGGAAAAAAGGTTTTTGAAAAATATCCGAATAGATTTCCACTTCTTATAAAATTTTTGGATGTAAACGATAGACTTTCCATTCAAGTTCATCCAAATGACGAAGTAGCAATGAAAAAACACAACGAATTTGGGAAAAGTGAGTCTTGGTACATCGTTTACGCAAGTGACGACGCTACTTTGATTTTAGGAACGAAACCTGATGTCACAAAGGAAAAATTTTTAGAAAAAGTTAAAAATAATGATTTTAGTAACTTATTTGAAGAAAAAGCTGTTAAAACTGGAGATTTTATTGATATAACTCCTGGAACTGTCCACGCAAGTTTAAAAGGAAGTGTCATTTTTGCAGAAATCCAGCAAAGTTCCGATGTTACTTACAGAATTTACGACTTTGACAGAATTGACAAAAATGGGAAAAAAAGAGAATTGCACTTAGATGATGCTGCCGAAGTGATTGATTTTGGAAAAAAGGTCGAAATTAAACACACCCTTTTTAAAGACGGGGAAACTAAAAAAAATATAATAAAAAAAGAATTTTACTCAATCGACAAAATAAAAATTTCAAATTCTTATAATGACCACTGCTCCGAAAGTATGATAATTTATACTGTTTTGGATGGAAGCGGAAAAATTTTTTGGAATAAAAATGAAGTTTTGGAATTAAAAAAGGGAGAAAATATTTTAATTCCAGTAAATTTAAAAGTAAAACTTGAAGGAAATTTTGAAATTTTGAGAACGGTAATCGAACAATAA
- a CDS encoding HAD-IB family phosphatase, whose translation MSKKRIFLIDFDRTISNEDSTDVLLETHNPEFKKDLRKRYKAGKVTIRQFIKEGLSSLNITKDEYIKTLQKKVTIDESFKDFVKSGLEFRIVSAGSRLNVQGSLLGYGIDLPNEKVISNDLKFDGNKITVENPFLDKEKIYGVDKKEAVEKFKKQGYEVIYVGDGPSDYRAMEVADFVLVRKGTRAVKFCSENGINFREFESFSEILKIF comes from the coding sequence ATGAGTAAAAAAAGAATTTTTTTAATAGATTTTGATAGGACAATAAGTAATGAAGATTCTACTGATGTTTTGCTGGAAACTCACAATCCGGAGTTTAAAAAGGATTTACGAAAAAGATACAAAGCTGGAAAAGTAACAATAAGACAGTTTATAAAAGAAGGACTAAGTTCACTAAACATCACAAAAGACGAGTATATTAAAACATTACAAAAAAAAGTTACGATAGATGAAAGTTTTAAAGATTTTGTGAAAAGTGGACTCGAGTTTAGAATTGTTAGCGCTGGTTCAAGACTTAATGTGCAAGGTTCTCTTTTAGGCTACGGAATAGATTTACCTAATGAAAAAGTAATTTCAAACGATTTAAAATTTGATGGGAATAAAATTACAGTGGAAAATCCTTTTTTAGACAAAGAAAAAATTTATGGGGTGGATAAGAAAGAAGCGGTAGAAAAATTTAAAAAGCAAGGTTACGAAGTAATTTATGTAGGAGATGGTCCTTCAGACTACAGAGCGATGGAAGTGGCTGACTTTGTCTTGGTGAGAAAAGGAACGAGAGCTGTGAAGTTTTGCAGTGAAAATGGAATTAATTTTAGAGAATTTGAGAGTTTTTCTGAAATCCTAAAAATTTTTTAA
- a CDS encoding rod shape-determining protein, whose translation MKFLDFFKTSISPKSMRDVAIDLGTANTVVYVKGEGIRIDEPTYVAINIKTEDVEFIGSKAKEIIGRTAKHTEIIRPLKNGVISNYEVTEKMIEEFLSKLKKDKFNHARVIICVPSGVTQVERRAVVEVVKDAGAKDVYLIEEPVAAAIGVGIDLFEPKGHLIVDIGGGTTEIAFIVSGGSALSRSIKVAGDHLNDDIAEFVKDEHNLLIGEKTAEELKINTISQDDPDKEYEIRGRELGVGLPKSMRIKASEIEKAIERHIDMIIDEIRMTIEEIEPEVAADIYETGIFLSGGGATIRLLKERIEEELKLKVTVGDDAIHAVINGIAKVLDDFNEYKNIIISPVVEY comes from the coding sequence ATGAAATTTTTAGATTTTTTTAAAACTAGTATTTCACCGAAATCAATGCGTGATGTAGCGATTGATTTGGGAACAGCAAATACTGTTGTCTATGTAAAAGGAGAAGGGATTCGAATAGATGAGCCAACTTATGTAGCAATTAATATAAAAACAGAAGATGTGGAGTTTATTGGATCAAAAGCTAAAGAAATAATCGGAAGAACTGCAAAACACACAGAAATAATAAGACCGTTAAAAAACGGAGTCATTTCTAATTATGAAGTAACAGAAAAAATGATAGAGGAATTTTTAAGTAAATTAAAAAAGGATAAATTTAATCACGCAAGGGTCATTATTTGTGTACCAAGTGGTGTAACACAGGTTGAGAGAAGAGCAGTTGTGGAAGTTGTAAAAGATGCGGGTGCAAAGGATGTCTATTTAATTGAAGAGCCCGTTGCAGCTGCAATCGGAGTTGGAATTGACTTATTTGAGCCCAAAGGGCATCTTATAGTCGATATAGGTGGAGGTACTACTGAGATTGCGTTCATCGTGTCAGGAGGGTCAGCACTTTCAAGATCTATAAAAGTTGCAGGTGATCACTTGAATGATGATATAGCGGAATTTGTAAAAGATGAACACAACTTACTAATTGGCGAAAAAACAGCCGAAGAACTAAAAATAAATACAATAAGTCAAGATGACCCAGATAAAGAGTATGAAATAAGAGGTCGAGAATTGGGAGTTGGGCTTCCAAAAAGTATGAGAATTAAAGCATCTGAAATCGAAAAGGCAATTGAAAGACATATTGATATGATAATTGATGAAATTAGAATGACAATTGAAGAAATTGAACCAGAAGTGGCAGCTGATATTTATGAAACAGGAATTTTCTTATCTGGTGGAGGAGCTACAATCAGACTTTTAAAAGAAAGAATAGAAGAAGAATTAAAATTAAAAGTAACTGTTGGCGATGATGCAATTCACGCTGTTATAAATGGTATCGCAAAAGTGTTAGATGATTTTAATGAGTATAAAAATATAATCATTTCACCAGTAGTTGAATATTAA
- a CDS encoding MalY/PatB family protein has protein sequence MKYNFDEIIDRKNNHSVKYCEIDKKFGVDKNSDIIPLWIADMDFRTAKPIIDAIQKKAEHGIFGYVYRPDEYFESFINWQKRRYNWEPKKELVSFSIGVVPTLGSLVQIFSKPNDKILIQTPVYSEFYDISEDNKRIVIENRFIEKDGKYSLDLADLENKLKEKPKFLIFCNPHNPLGKVWTYDELKAIGDLCIKYGVTVISDEIHSDLTLWNNKHIPMASVSEEIRKNTITCTSTGKAFNVAGLQCATIVFNNLKTKEKFYRFWKDLEIHRNNPFNLVATMAAYSDEGEEYLNQLIEYLQNNILFLNDFFKKHIPEINPNVPQATYLVWLDCRTLCKKFGFNQEELEEFMLKEAKLGLNPGRSFQKGLEGFMRLNTACPRSVLEKALNQLKIAIENFKHK, from the coding sequence ATGAAATACAACTTTGACGAAATTATTGACAGAAAAAATAATCACTCCGTAAAATATTGTGAAATTGATAAAAAATTTGGAGTTGACAAAAATAGCGACATTATTCCGCTTTGGATTGCCGATATGGACTTTAGAACAGCAAAACCAATAATTGATGCCATTCAAAAAAAAGCTGAACACGGGATTTTTGGATATGTCTACCGTCCCGATGAATATTTTGAGTCATTTATTAACTGGCAAAAGAGAAGATATAACTGGGAGCCGAAAAAAGAACTTGTAAGTTTTAGTATCGGTGTCGTGCCGACGCTTGGCTCTCTTGTTCAAATTTTTTCAAAACCAAATGACAAGATTTTGATTCAAACTCCAGTTTATTCAGAATTTTACGACATCAGCGAAGACAACAAAAGAATTGTAATCGAAAATCGTTTTATAGAAAAAGACGGAAAATATTCGCTAGATTTAGCTGATTTGGAAAATAAATTAAAAGAAAAGCCAAAATTTCTTATTTTTTGCAATCCTCACAATCCTTTGGGAAAAGTTTGGACTTATGACGAATTAAAAGCGATTGGTGATCTGTGTATAAAATACGGTGTCACTGTTATTTCAGATGAAATTCACTCAGATTTGACTTTGTGGAACAACAAACACATTCCGATGGCGAGTGTTTCTGAAGAAATACGAAAAAACACAATCACTTGTACTTCGACTGGAAAAGCGTTTAATGTAGCTGGACTGCAATGTGCAACAATTGTTTTCAACAACCTTAAAACAAAAGAAAAATTTTACCGATTTTGGAAAGATTTAGAAATTCATAGAAACAACCCTTTTAATTTAGTTGCCACAATGGCCGCCTATTCCGATGAAGGTGAAGAATATTTAAACCAATTAATTGAATACTTACAAAACAATATTTTATTTTTAAATGATTTTTTCAAAAAGCATATCCCAGAAATTAATCCAAATGTGCCACAAGCAACTTACTTAGTTTGGCTGGATTGCAGAACATTATGCAAAAAATTTGGATTCAATCAAGAAGAACTGGAAGAATTTATGTTAAAAGAAGCAAAACTGGGACTAAATCCTGGAAGAAGCTTTCAAAAAGGACTTGAAGGCTTTATGAGATTAAATACAGCTTGTCCTCGAAGTGTACTAGAAAAAGCTTTAAACCAATTAAAAATAGCAATTGAAAATTTCAAACATAAATAA